Genomic segment of Saprospira sp. CCB-QB6:
CTGGCTGGGTCTGCCGCTACGCGGCACCCTTGCAGGCCCCTAGGCCTGCGGCGGCTTCGCCGCCTGTAGGATGGATATATATACCTGTAGGTTGAAACCCACTGCAACAAAAGCGGCCATACTAAGCACAATAAAAATGAGCCGATGGTTAAAACCATCGGCCCATAACTAGAAAGACTAATCTCTTGCATCTAGAAGAAGCGACTGGCCACAACAAGGCTGAAAGCCGCAGTTCGACGACCAACGGGAGTAACCGATGTGCAGGGGTGGCCGAAGGCCAGACCAAGCGGGCGCAGCCCGCGCAGGGCCGAGCGAACAGCGAGCCCCGAAACGTAGCGCCCGCCGAAGGCGGGAGGCCCCGCTTAAAAACCAACTACCAATCTGGCTGGCTGTATAATTTACCAACATCTAGTTTGTAGTATACCCTATTTATCTCTTTAGCAGAACTTGAATTAGGGTAGTAATCAAATTCTATTCGCCAATAATAATCATCTGTTTTATATACGACTATCTTATCCTCAAATATTTTCGCCCATTCTATAATATAATATCCACAATACGCATAGGTATAAGTTTTGATAATTAACTCCCCATCCTTAATTAAATAATAACCAGCAAAACCATTAACCATATTATTGGCCACCTCATTATTTAGACTGTCTAATCCTGTACTAGCATACAACTTACCGTCTGCAAAAAAACGCATAAAATAACATTTTGGTGAATCATAAATAGCTGGATCATCACATTCATAATAAATCGCATTTGTATCTATCAAATCTTTGGGGTAAAGGTCCTCTGCTTTGGTCACATACGAATCCTTAAACTTTCGGGGAATTTGATTTCCTTTAGCTGTAGTCGTTGCAGAACAAATAGCGCAAGAATATTGCAGCAAAAGCAGCAAGCCAACTAGGGCCAGTTGATATGAGCGGTAGTTCTTCTTTTTCATAAAAATGATTTTGTTATACGATCAGAGCGGTGGCAAAAATTTAGGACGGCATAAGAGAAAATCTGCCCCGAAAAGCACTTAGGGATGCATATTAGCGGTATGGTCAGCAGATATTATTACACCACGTCGGTTGTATTCAAACAATGGTGTCTTCACTACATATGTATGAATAAAGTGTTGGAACCAACCATCTGTGAGTATATCTACAGTAACGCCATTAGTTCGAATAAAGGTCGAAGCTAGATTTAGAGATTGATGATATGGTGTTTGACTAAACATAATTTTCCCTGTAATTGGGTCTATAATTAGTTTTCTTTTGTTTCGTTCAATATCTATCTCAAACTTTCCAGTAAAGCTTTGATATCCTCCTTCATATATCCTTCCCCGAATCCTTGCTATAAGGATCAGTCCTCCAGTCCAGCCCCAATCTGTCTGACTGGCTATCCAGTCTAAATCTCCTTTGTTCAATATACCCATTTTTTCCAATCTTGATATGGCAAGACCAAGTAATGAAAAGAGCTTCATGTCATTATTGGCATAAAAAGAGAAATTTCCAATTCTAGCTCCAATAATCCCCTGATTGGTAAGCTCGCTAATAGCTGTATTATAAGTCCACATATGTCCAAAAGTAGCTGAATAACGCTGTTGATTTGGAATTGCAGACGCTGTCATATTGTTCAATGTATAAATATCCATTACGTCTCCCGTCCCCATATCACTACCAAAAGTTCCATGAAACGCTAATGTTGCATCCATTCCAATAGGTTGCTGTTCAGAAGTTCCCAACCCTCCGGAATACACACTCATTGACAAATCCATAACTCCCTGCACGTTTTCTCCTCGTAAACCAGCGCTTATGGTTCCACTAACATGGAATGGTATTTTCTTTTTGTGGCTAAGTCCTACCTTTAGTTTTAATTGAGCTCCTAATACCCCCTTAACAGGAGGGCCAGCTCCAGCAGCCACTTCTGCCACATAACTCTTCGAAAAAGAGGTAGAGCTAATTTCCGTTGATACAGCAACTTTATATTCAGATTCCGTTATACTAGATTCACTCCAAGTGGGACATTCTAGACCAGGACTAACTACACTTGCCCCAGAAGCATCCGTATAATAAATCGGATTTCCATCAAAGGTATTATAGGGCGATTGATGTGGGAAGGTAATGGGGTCCGTAGACCACCAGCGGCCCATCCGCCCATCTAGCTCTCTAAAGTATGTAGTATGATGCCCTGAGCCAATTTCTGGGCTTTTGCGCATTCCATTATGGCCATATTCTGGAGGAATAGCCCCAGGAAAGTTCCGGCCAGGCATTTCCCAACCGTAGGCATAAGCATCTGTAGCCGATAATACATCTGCAAGATAGTAAGTTGCTACTGTTAAGTCTGTTCCCATTGGAAGCTTAATATCGCTAATTTCCATCCGCAAATCTCCTCGGAAATTGCTTAGCGCATAACGATGATAGCCTCTTTCGTTTTGATACTGTACAGGAGCTGCGCTATCTATATCACTATAAAACGCTATGCCTTCTCTTCTCAATGTCGCCACGCCCAGTTCTTGCGTACGCAAATAAACTGCTGTCGCAATCTCTGTCGTCACTGTTGAGTAGGGCGTCCAAGTGGGTTTGGCTTCATACTCATAAGTAGCTTCCAATGCCCCTGAAGCACCTCTTAGGTAAACGGTATACTGCCAGTAATCAGCATTTTCAGCTTGTATAATCTTAAGTGTTCGATGGCCATCTAGGCCATAGCGATAAGACACATCGGCCTTGCCACTAGCTGTAGTATAATCTACCTTTGCTAACTTACCTGAAGGCGTCCAATGCAACTGTTCTACATCTTCTCGTTTGTTGGATAGCAAAGAGCCATTAGCATCATACTCATAGTTTTCTGTGGTCGATCCATATAGTTCTCCATCTATCAACTGAGTACTAACGCCATCTTCAATTTTTAATAGCTGGTTATTTTTGAAATCTAGTGAATTAACGGTCCCCCCCCCATTAACTGATTGATAGTGATATCTAAAATCATCAATCAACTGGGCATTGCCTTCATAGCGCTCCAAGCTAAGTAAGTTCCCATTAGCATCAAAGCTATAATTAGTAGCCCATTTCATACTTGTGGGGTTAGCAGACCAAGGTGCATTCGTCGATAGACTAGCGGCAGTAGCAGTAGCATTGCGAACAGCAGTCAACCGATTCAATTGATCATAACGGTAGCTCTTCCAGATGACATCCATAGCCTCCTGCTGCCCACTCACATATTCAGGGGCAGTCATAGACAACACTACAGAACTAATGTTTCCATTAAAGAGTTCTTGCTCATAATCAGTGGGTAAGTTGAGCATAGCTGCTCTTTGTCCGTTTGCGGTAGTTGATATTGCCTGATAATCATTCTGATGGTAATGTACGCCATAAGAAAAGACATCTTCTGCCACTCGGGCATGTATATCTGCAATTTGATGAATATCACTTAGAGCTTGGCCATCTCTACCGGGGTCTCGTCTTTGCCCCGAACTGGGATCAACCACAGACAAAGCATTTCCATTCATTGACTTTAGTTGTCCATTTAGTGTATAGACATAATCTAAGCCCTGTACTTTATGTTCGCCTAACTCTACCCGTCTTAATGGACCATGTAAATAATATTCATAGCTAGTCTCCTCATTCCAAATAAATCCATTAACGGAAGAATAGGCTTTTTTGAGGCGGTTATTTGCATCATAGCTATAGCGGAAAGAAAGCTCATCTTTCTTCCCTTTCTGATAATTTACTTCATGAACAGCTCCAGAAATAAGATCAAAATCGTACTCCCAGTTTTTCACTGTTGAATAAGCCAAGTAGCTATAATACTGTCCAAAATTTGTGACATTCCCCATCACATCATAGCTATACAGCTCTTCCTCTTCAATATTTACCCCATCAGGCAAATACTGTCGGGCACTTACTCTGTTTCTTAAATGCTGTTGTTGGCCATCTAAACTACTGACTAGAGTAGTTGCTAGAGGCTCATCAAAATAGATTTTACGTACCTCTGTTTTTTGCCAACCTTTATAGGTTACATAGTAATTGGGGAAATTTTGATTGTAGATTTCATTTTGGTCGGTTAACCACTCTTGAGTTATATAATCTGCTATAGACTTTCCAATAGACTCCTCTACAACTCCTGTTTCTACAGTCCGCCCTAAATCATCATAAATGATATAAGAAGCCTTGCCATCAATTTCTTGTTGGGCATCTTGAGAAAAAATTGGACGGCCTAATTTATCGTAATAAAGCTGCACTACTCCTTCATCTGGAGAACTATTACTAACCACCTGATTATATGCATTGTATACATAATGAGAAGGCATACTATGCTCAGGCAAGCAGTTCGCTGTAAGCGTACTTGCATTAGCCCGTGCAGCATCTACGGCGGGATAATTAGCAGGGTCTAAAAAGTGAACTCCTGCAGGAGGAATGGTTCGCTCCAAATTCCCTACAGCATCATAATAATACAGTGTATAATGGTAAGTTCTATTTGTAGAAGTCATGGTCATCCGATCTTCTACTGCAGCACATTCCGCAAGTAATTGACTACGAAGCGCTCTAATTTTTTCATCAATAGCAGCTTCTACGGCTAGATTTGTATAATGTGTAGAGAGAGCAGCTTCTTGTTCTTCACAAGATATAGTTTCATCATCTGCCCAACATTGAAGTTCTTCTGGTACAGCTGCAATTGTGCAAGAATTATAAGTTCCTCCTGTCGTTAATAAATCAATAAATGCCTGATAATCTTCTATATCTGTGAATCCACCTACTGGTGCTTCTGATTCACAATAATTTGACCAACACTCCACTATATCTCCATCCAAAGCTAAACCAGGATTAGCCTCATTGAGTAAATTGGCAACAGCAGTATAAGGAGGTGTTCCATCCAAAGCTAAACTAGAATTAGCTTCATTGAGCAAATTTCCTACAGCAGTATTAGAAGGTGTTCCATCCCCCACTGTCGTTAATAGATCATTGATTCCCTCACAAAAACATACTTCTATGGTTGTTGCTTGATCATTACAACTAACTTCTATAAAGTTTTCGGTAACAATAGTCTGAAGACTGCCAGAATAATATCTATCTAGTGCCAAATTTAAGGTAACATACTCACTAGCTTGATTAGAAACGGTCCCTGTTGATGGGTCATAAATAGATTCTGTAGCAGGAACTCTCACTTCAACTACAATTTCATCAGAGGTTCCTCCTTCTCTTACTGTTGCTTGTATATTAAAGTTATTGGCTGTATTTATACTAGACAGCTGAGCATCCAGATTTGCCTGAATGGTCGGAATTCTATCCCAATAGGTTCCTGCTGAATAATAAACATCAAAGGCTGAAGACAAATCATAAACTTGCGGGCTAGTCACTCCTTTTTCAATAAAAAGGGTATATGAACCTGAGGCATTTGTTAAGGATTCTGAGATGACTAACTCTGCACTTAAATAACCACAAGCAGGTAATACTGCATTAGCATTTGCATAATCATTAACTGCATCAATGTTTAAGCTACCATCAGTATTTGTAAATGCTCCTGCTACATTTGCCTCTTGACTTCCTCTTTGAGGAATTCTAATTACGTAAAAAGAACTTGTAGAATACTGATGAGAGGCTAAACCTAGCTCACTGTCATCATCAGACAAAAACGAGCAATTAGCTGCAGTTGCTGCAAAGTAGTTATCAATCTCCTTATCTCTAATTTGACGGTAATGTTGTTTAAAGATTTCCCAAGCTGTAACATCTGGATCTGCTGCAGCAATTCCTTCTGCAACCTCCCAAAGCGTTTGCCCAGATCCACCATAATTACAGAGCTCTGATCCAATTTCAGTAACAAGGTCATATGGCCCTAAATCAAATTGATTTGGGTCTATAATAGGATCTCCTACAAAAAGAGGGTGGCTTTCCCAATCGTTACTTCTCATTTGTTGACAAGCTACTGGACTTAACCAATCACCATTAGCATCTAGAATCCCTGCAGCCTGTGCCTCTGCTTCTGTCATTGTCATAAAACCAGCTGTACCATAAGCATAGTCTCTCGCCAATACATAAGGTGAGTTTTCAGCACAAAAAGCCTCATAAATACAGTACTCTGGATGTTCTGTAACTAAAATATCTTCCCAGCCAGCTTGCCAATTATCTCGTACCTCATTCCAGTTTTGTGCTGAGGTTAATGTTCCTGTAGTGGGGTCTATATAGTCAAAGTCATAATTTCCCGCTCCAGTAGTTAAGTTATGTGTTAGCCAAAAATTATTCGCTGTATTAGTGCTGTTAATGGCTAAATTATCAAAATACTGTCCCTCAGGGCTCATATCTGCAGCCAAGATGTTATATGTTGCCTCACAATAGATATCTGATGATGACAAATTACTTTCTATGGTCTCATTACAGCCTAAATCAACTACAACTTCATATTGACTAAAATCAATACAGTCATCTGTAGTAGGATCTACACCTTGTTGGCCTCCAGCTATATAATCCTGATACTCTTGATATTGCTGCTCTAATTCTGTTCTAAAGTCAGCCAGTTGAGTACTCACATTTACTAGGCGAACTGATTTCTCAATAAGGTAACTTCCTATTGGGAAGTCTGTTCCAGTAGTAATCGTAAAAGTAACTGTTGTGCTATTTATTGACGAAAGTGCATTCATGTCACTCAACACTACAGCCGTTTGCCCTCCTAAATTAACATTACTTACCCCTGCTGTAGTATTAGCCAATATATACTCATTCGAAGCATCATCATACAACTTAATCTGTAATTCATACTCGCAATCTCCTGTAAGACAGGGCGAGCTAAATTCTCCAGGATTAAAAGTATATTCAAAAGTGTAAGTCTCATTGAGACTCAAGGGCGTAAATGGTCGACTAGATCGCCATACAACATCATCTCCATCTATTTCTTGTCTATTATGCTGTTGTAGATCAAGATCGATGGTTTCAACCTGATTGAGGTAGCTCGCATAATGATAATTAGCTAAATTTAAATCATCTAGCATGGCGGTCCCATTATGCTCTGGAGCACCACCTACTAATGCAGTTGCAATAACTTGCCCAGAAAGCGTCTCATAAGAAACAGAAACTTGACCATTTTGGTCAATAACTGCGGTCTTTCGATAATGCTCGCTATAGCCCACCTCGGCACCAAATAGTTTATCTAACTCTCTTTGGTCAACCGTTCCATAAATATATTTAACTCCATGACCGCCATCTTTGTTATACGTTTTTCCTACTCCATAACTCTCTTTTATCCGGCCCTGATTATCAAAAACAGATTGAGCATAAAGCGCCCCCTCTCCATCGGGAGTATAGGCCCCTAATTCATTATTGGCATGAGCTTGATTGGCAGAATAATACTGAGCTGTACCAGAAGTCGTTGCCAATAAGGCCGGAGCAGAACCACTATAATGTTGGTCCAAATCAAAATCTACTGCCGAATAAGGCTTATTCGTCTGAGCAGATATATTATAATTTTCATAATACTTTAATTCACTAGAAAGATCCGGGCTGGGACTAGCCGCTATAGCCAAAGCTTGACGTCCCTCAAAATCATAAACCGTTTCTCCAATTAGTGCTACTTTTGTATCATTATCTTTAGTTACAGATTGTCGTAAACGTCCTGTTCCATCTGCAAAGCTCAAAAGCTCTGTCCGCTTTCCATTTTCAGCATAAGCTGCCGAATATAGCCAGTTTTTTGCTGCCGAACCATTTGTGCTTCCATCATAAGGAGGAATATCTCCATTATCGTGTACAAAAATAAAAGGTCCTTCCATCCAAGCAGTATAAACTGCTTGCTTTTTTGTTGTAGATTGACCAACCGCTCGCACTCTAAAGAAAAGCGCTCCTGACTCATAAGGGAGTTCCAAGGTATAGCGATTTCCTTTCAAATTTACTCGGCTAGCCTTTTCCCAACCATATGCTTCCACGTAATCTCTGATGTCACCACCAATCAACTGATCAGAGATATGCATCCATTCAAAATCATAAGAAGTCGCCCCTTCTAAAAAAGGCCAAACATAAGTTGTTTGTCGTTTAGTAAGGTCTAAAGATTGACGAGTTAAGGCAAAACTTGCCCCTAAATCTAAGCTGAAATAGCGTTCAATCTCTACTCTCGTTTCCAAGTAGAGATCTTCAAAAAAATCAACTCGAACCGAGGGCTCTTGCTGAAGCGTCCCTCCTCGTTCTGCATAAGCAATAGATTGTATCTGAGCCACTACTTTATGAGCATTAGGCACTCGAACACCAGCCTGATCTGTAAACACTTGATTATGTCCAGGCTCATAGTTAATCGTCAACGTCTCTAGTGTTGTGGGCAACGGATCTCCATTTGCGGCCCAACTATAGATTTTCACAACTACCTCATAGGTCCAATCATGAGGAAATACAATTCCATCGCTTCCTTCCCACTTCAGATTCACAAATGCATCAGCCTTTACATTGGTAAATCGCTTTGATTGATCAAAAGCAGTAGCTCCTAGCCCCAAATCCTCCCAATCTGAGTTGGCCTGCATGTAGGTATACCAAATATCTTCGGTTCCTATTTGAGCCGTATTTGTTATTTGTGTACCATGCAACTCATTGGATAATGATGAGGTCTGTGCTTTAGCTGCCATTTGCCCTAAAAGACAAATCAAAATCACTAAAATGGCTTTATGTATACTTTGTATTTTCATTACAGATTGATTTATAAGGCAAGTAGGCTATTGGATTTTTAGGTCCTAGATCTTAACGCTAATTTTTTTGTTACTCACTAAAGATGTTCTCTAGTAAAATAGGTGCATTTCTTTTTGGGGCTTCCCCTCCCTTTGGTCGGGTCGGGCTGTACCGCAGCTCGCTGTTCGCTCGGCCCTGCGGCGGCTTTGCCGCCTTGGTCTGGCCCTTTGGGCCACTGCTTTCCATCCCTAAGCCAAGGCCCGATGGGCCTTTTAAGGGAGTGTCAGTTCGCGCTGCCATCCTAAGCCCTCATAAATTATGGTCTCTGGCTAGGGACAAAGCGGCCCTGCCGCCGAAGAGGAAAGCCAAAAGGAAACAGCTCGTTGAGCGGCCTAGCGATGGTAGGCAGTGCGGCAAAGCCGCAGACCAAGCAAAAACTTGTTTTTTGCGCAGGGCCGAGCGAATAGCGAGCTGCCGAACGTAGCGCCGCAAGGCCGCAGGCCGCTGCGGAGGCCCCAAACACTATTTATATAAAACTTGATAATGCAAATAGGGAGATTGAGGCTGACAGCTATTTCCCTTGCAGTTTATAAATTGATTAATTTGATATTTATTTATCTCTTTTTCTTCAAATCTTTGTTCTTGGTACAACATCTGGATAATCAGCGGTTCCTCCCCTATTTCGAGTTGGTAGATATACTCTACTCGATCTATAGCTTGTTCCGTTAAGCTTAGCCGAATTTCGGTTAGGCCCAACTCCTCTTTAGTTAAAAAACTATATATTTTCTTTCCCCCTTGCATTTTAAAGCTAAGGGGCTGTTCTCCACCTAGTTTTTCTAAAGCTTTTAGGCCATCTTCAATCATTGGGCGAGTGTCTTTAGTATCTTTTAGAATCATCAATTGGTGAACAAAATCTACTTTTAGCCATTTACCGGCTCCCAACACCATTACAAAGTCCTTATTTTCAGAAACAAAGAGGTTCTCTTTTTTCAGAAAGGTGGTTATTCCCTCTGTTTTTTTCTCCTTGCCCATTATTCTTATCGTAGAGACTTTAAACTTGTATGTTCTTCGATCTAAATAGCTTTGATAAATTTTTTGAAGATCCTTTTTTAAATCTTGCGCACTTAAATTACTGCTTACTCCAAGGGTCAGCAGTATAATCAGTAGTGGCAGAGATGCTGATTTCCAAATGCTTTTCATGCTCATAATTTTCAGGTAGTAAGCAATAGAATTGCTCAAAAAATGCCTAATCTCGTTTGATGACGTGAGCTCTTGACTCCTGAATAGTTTTGATTCCTTCTTCGGTTTCCTTTTTCACCTTTATCAATTGCCCTTCTTCATCGTAGATGTAGTAAGTTGCGTGATTTCTGTTGTCCAAAACAGCAGAAGGTTTTAGATGAATAGGATCATAAACATAGGTTTCCATAGCGGCCTTGGCTGGATGAATTCGGATATCATCTATATACGCACCAGAACTGCTCGTATTGACAGCCACAATGTTTATATGTGTAGTATTCGCAGGTAATTCAAAACTTACTTCATGTTGTTGCCATCCCTCAATAATATTTCCTTTGGGTTTAGTTTGAAAAAACCCTAGTGTATTACTGGAAGCGTCAAAAGCAACTACGCGTAACTCAATAAAGTGGTAGGCGGTATCAATAGCTGCTGCAGCTGCTCGGTTCTCTTTCACCCAAGTATTTAGGACATAAGGCTTTGTTGGTAAAGGAGAAAATTTGCCGTTACAGCTACATTCTAGCGGCAATGTTTCGGGTAACTTTTGGTTAGAGGGATTAGGCTTGAGATATTCTGGGATAGCATCTGCATCCTCTGCCTCATAAATGTAGCCATTCATTATTTCTTCTGTTACACTAAACCCATCTCGTTGCAAGGCTGCAATGCAGGCGGCTTCATCAAAGCGGCCTAAATTGATTGTTGTTATTGTAAAAATTCCTGATATTCCTGCTGCCATATCCATATACATTGAATATTGTCCAGTATGGCTTTCTTCTGTTGTTAAAACTGGGTCCATAATCTGAAAGTGTGCATCACAATCTTTATCGTAATTTTCAAAGCTTTCAAACATAATATCCTGATAACGAGCATTTCCAGCTATTGCAATGGGCAAATCTGTCTTATCCGTATATAGACTTGCTGAATAATTCTTCAGTACATCTCGACTTTCTAAGGCATGCCCCTCTTTGGAGTACTTGGTGACAAACCCTGCATGCTCCCAACTTTCATTAGTAGCTGTTGATGCCCAGCTAAAAGGGGTAAAGGAACTAAGTATCCCTTTTTCTCTTAGGCCTGGACTACCAATAGCATTAGGATATTCTCTATCCCCTTTATGGGCAAAAGAGGTCCATGTGCGCCAAATTCCTTTTTCTCCTGTGAGGAAGGGGTTCGTTGTGCTTCCTTCATTGCAAGAGGCAAGAATGCTTGCATCATTTCGATCATTACAAGAAGAAGAAGCCGAAAAGCTTTCGACAAAATTCCCATCTCTAAATACATCTACAGTATGATCTCCTAAAGGGATTGGCACTGTAACTTGCTGTCCAGAGGCTGCTGCACCAAAGGTATAGGAAGCATTTTCATAAATGACGGAACCATTTGCTGTCTCTACACTAATTGCATGAGTAGAACCTGGAGAAACAGCTGCTAGGACCAGGTTGGGTACAGATTGGCCACCACCTTGCCACAAAGCAGGTGATTGTAGTTGTGTTCTAAGGACATGTGGAGAGGGTAAATTTCTAAAATCTACAAATAAATAACTATACTGATACTTATCATACCATTCTGCAGTAGATACAGGGAGACACATCCCTTGTCCACCCAATGGATACACTGTACCCGCACTAACAACTTTTCCTGTGGCATTTCCTAAGTGTTGTTTTACATGTAAAAAATGAGGATTAGTTGCATCATGAACACATTCACAATTACTACATGAATTACACATAAGACTTGTAAAGTCACTACTTCCAGAAACGGGATAATTATATACTGTATTATTAGTAAATTTTAATCGCATTTTTACACAGTATCCTTCACAAGGATTCGCATAACCAAAAAAAGTTGGTGGTATGCCGTAACATATAGTATTGGGTACTGAGGAACAATTATAGTTAGCAATACTTTCTGTAATAGAAGAAGCTGCTTGTGCTACACCATCAATATAAACGATCACATCACCAGATTGAACATCTGCATAGCTCGCGTCAATACAAGGCAAAAGAGCTCCACCATTGTCACAGCTTCCTCCTACAGAAAAATCTGTAACTGCTGCTCCATCTACTTCTACGGTAATCAGGTTGGCATCTGTAGAAACCCCAGGTAGATAGTCTACACAAAGACCATAATCACAGCTATAAGTAGTTTCACAAACCTTAGTAGAGTGATAATCTTTAAACTTAACTGCAGAGGCATTTAAGACTTTTTGATTATTCAAATCAAGAGTAGCCGTGCCTGTAGATGGGGCTGGGCTAAAATCTTGGTTTAGTGTAGCGATAGCTCCTGCATTTGTATGTACAAAGTTTTTATGTCCTGAGCGTGTAATGACAAGGGCTCCTATTCTTCCAATATTCAAAGGGTTTCCAGCTTCATCCAATAGGCCAATAATTCCTTGAGAATCATCTCGACCATAGACAAATGCTCGGACATAAGTACTTGTGTTACTTACTCTAACTGATAGTTCATCTCCTACAGTAAAGTACTTAGCTAAATCAAGGCTGCTAGATGAATGTTTTACGTATTGTCCGTTAACCTGTTTAACTAAGACAGGGTTTCCATTTTCCCCTTCTAGTTTTAGTCCCACATTTTTAAAGGCTGCATCCATACCATCATAAAACCATCTTGCTTTTTGTTTATAGGAGTAGATTTCGTCCTTAAACTCATTTTGCACCTTAGTGAGTAAAGCCTCTCCAGTTAGGGCATCATAGACTAGGCTTTCCGTAGTAATTACTGCTTGGCCGTCAATAATTCTAGTTGCCTTTAAAATTCCTGACTTGTGAATAATTTTCTGGACAACAGCTGTTCGGCTAGTGTTTATAGACTTATTCCATTTTCCCCAAATGGTTACAATAGGCCAGATCCCAGCCTGATCTAGGTTAAGGTCGATTTGAGCAGAAGATAAATTCTCTCTATTTTCATGCATTTCCACTAAAACATCGTACTCTATACCTAGCAATGCCTTTTGGTATTTTCTATCTTCAGTAAAGACATCAACTTCATTTTGCAGTTCGCCTTGGCTATTTGTATGATAAATATACTCTTGTTTAGTTATTAAGGCCTCTGGCGTTGATGTAAGTGGATTTGCGGTATACTGTCCTATAGATTTTAATTTTCCAGGCATATCATTTAAGATAATCACATAACCTTGGCTTGCTCCTGTGCGTGCCTCACTATAAGTTATGCCTATGTCTGCGCTATGGTCATTCTCACTACCATTTAGGCCAAACCCCATCCCTAAGGGTATTGGTTTTTTAACAGCTGGTTCTGTATATTTTACCTTTACAGGAAAATCTTTTGGGGTAAAGAATTCATAGACTGCAATAGGAGATGTTGGTTGTTTAGTTGTTCCTGTTGAAATATCTAAGTTTGCTTTCAATGAGCGAACAGTTACCTTTCCGTAGCCAACCGAAGCCCCTGGGTAATATTGTTGCATATGAGGAGTTTCCATAAA
This window contains:
- a CDS encoding RHS repeat protein, with the protein product MKIQSIHKAILVILICLLGQMAAKAQTSSLSNELHGTQITNTAQIGTEDIWYTYMQANSDWEDLGLGATAFDQSKRFTNVKADAFVNLKWEGSDGIVFPHDWTYEVVVKIYSWAANGDPLPTTLETLTINYEPGHNQVFTDQAGVRVPNAHKVVAQIQSIAYAERGGTLQQEPSVRVDFFEDLYLETRVEIERYFSLDLGASFALTRQSLDLTKRQTTYVWPFLEGATSYDFEWMHISDQLIGGDIRDYVEAYGWEKASRVNLKGNRYTLELPYESGALFFRVRAVGQSTTKKQAVYTAWMEGPFIFVHDNGDIPPYDGSTNGSAAKNWLYSAAYAENGKRTELLSFADGTGRLRQSVTKDNDTKVALIGETVYDFEGRQALAIAASPSPDLSSELKYYENYNISAQTNKPYSAVDFDLDQHYSGSAPALLATTSGTAQYYSANQAHANNELGAYTPDGEGALYAQSVFDNQGRIKESYGVGKTYNKDGGHGVKYIYGTVDQRELDKLFGAEVGYSEHYRKTAVIDQNGQVSVSYETLSGQVIATALVGGAPEHNGTAMLDDLNLANYHYASYLNQVETIDLDLQQHNRQEIDGDDVVWRSSRPFTPLSLNETYTFEYTFNPGEFSSPCLTGDCEYELQIKLYDDASNEYILANTTAGVSNVNLGGQTAVVLSDMNALSSINSTTVTFTITTGTDFPIGSYLIEKSVRLVNVSTQLADFRTELEQQYQEYQDYIAGGQQGVDPTTDDCIDFSQYEVVVDLGCNETIESNLSSSDIYCEATYNILAADMSPEGQYFDNLAINSTNTANNFWLTHNLTTGAGNYDFDYIDPTTGTLTSAQNWNEVRDNWQAGWEDILVTEHPEYCIYEAFCAENSPYVLARDYAYGTAGFMTMTEAEAQAAGILDANGDWLSPVACQQMRSNDWESHPLFVGDPIIDPNQFDLGPYDLVTEIGSELCNYGGSGQTLWEVAEGIAAADPDVTAWEIFKQHYRQIRDKEIDNYFAATAANCSFLSDDDSELGLASHQYSTSSFYVIRIPQRGSQEANVAGAFTNTDGSLNIDAVNDYANANAVLPACGYLSAELVISESLTNASGSYTLFIEKGVTSPQVYDLSSAFDVYYSAGTYWDRIPTIQANLDAQLSSINTANNFNIQATVREGGTSDEIVVEVRVPATESIYDPSTGTVSNQASEYVTLNLALDRYYSGSLQTIVTENFIEVSCNDQATTIEVCFCEGINDLLTTVGDGTPSNTAVGNLLNEANSSLALDGTPPYTAVANLLNEANPGLALDGDIVECWSNYCESEAPVGGFTDIEDYQAFIDLLTTGGTYNSCTIAAVPEELQCWADDETISCEEQEAALSTHYTNLAVEAAIDEKIRALRSQLLAECAAVEDRMTMTSTNRTYHYTLYYYDAVGNLERTIPPAGVHFLDPANYPAVDAARANASTLTANCLPEHSMPSHYVYNAYNQVVSNSSPDEGVVQLYYDKLGRPIFSQDAQQEIDGKASYIIYDDLGRTVETGVVEESIGKSIADYITQEWLTDQNEIYNQNFPNYYVTYKGWQKTEVRKIYFDEPLATTLVSSLDGQQQHLRNRVSARQYLPDGVNIEEEELYSYDVMGNVTNFGQYYSYLAYSTVKNWEYDFDLISGAVHEVNYQKGKKDELSFRYSYDANNRLKKAYSSVNGFIWNEETSYEYYLHGPLRRVELGEHKVQGLDYVYTLNGQLKSMNGNALSVVDPSSGQRRDPGRDGQALSDIHQIADIHARVAEDVFSYGVHYHQNDYQAISTTANGQRAAMLNLPTDYEQELFNGNISSVVLSMTAPEYVSGQQEAMDVIWKSYRYDQLNRLTAVRNATATAASLSTNAPWSANPTSMKWATNYSFDANGNLLSLERYEGNAQLIDDFRYHYQSVNGGGTVNSLDFKNNQLLKIEDGVSTQLIDGELYGSTTENYEYDANGSLLSNKREDVEQLHWTPSGKLAKVDYTTASGKADVSYRYGLDGHRTLKIIQAENADYWQYTVYLRGASGALEATYEYEAKPTWTPYSTVTTEIATAVYLRTQELGVATLRREGIAFYSDIDSAAPVQYQNERGYHRYALSNFRGDLRMEISDIKLPMGTDLTVATYYLADVLSATDAYAYGWEMPGRNFPGAIPPEYGHNGMRKSPEIGSGHHTTYFRELDGRMGRWWSTDPITFPHQSPYNTFDGNPIYYTDASGASVVSPGLECPTWSESSITESEYKVAVSTEISSTSFSKSYVAEVAAGAGPPVKGVLGAQLKLKVGLSHKKKIPFHVSGTISAGLRGENVQGVMDLSMSVYSGGLGTSEQQPIGMDATLAFHGTFGSDMGTGDVMDIYTLNNMTASAIPNQQRYSATFGHMWTYNTAISELTNQGIIGARIGNFSFYANNDMKLFSLLGLAISRLEKMGILNKGDLDWIASQTDWGWTGGLILIARIRGRIYEGGYQSFTGKFEIDIERNKRKLIIDPITGKIMFSQTPYHQSLNLASTFIRTNGVTVDILTDGWFQHFIHTYVVKTPLFEYNRRGVIISADHTANMHP